From Juglans regia cultivar Chandler chromosome 8, Walnut 2.0, whole genome shotgun sequence, the proteins below share one genomic window:
- the LOC108993676 gene encoding probable cinnamyl alcohol dehydrogenase 1, whose protein sequence is MGSARANEDCLGWAARDESGVLSPCKFSRRAIGEDDVSIKITHCGVCYGDVIWTRNKRGNSKYPAVPGHEIAGIVKEIGSNVRGFKVGDHVGVGTYVNSCRDCHFSNDAIEVYCAKGVVGTFNCIDNDGTITRGGYSNYTVVHERYCYKIPDNYPLASAAPLFCAGITVYAPMMRYKMNQPGKSLGVIGLGGLGHMAVKFGKAFGLNFTVFSTSISKREEALSLLNADKFVISSDQQQMETLAGTLDFIIDAASGDHPFDPYMSLLKTAGVLVLVGFPTEVKVNPASLLLGMKTITGSAIGGTKDTREMINFCAAHKIYPEIEVIPIQYVNEALERMIKSDVKYRFVIDIENSLK, encoded by the exons ATGGGTTCTGCACGCGCAAACGAAGACTGCCTTGGATGGGCGGCAAGAGATGAGTCTGGAGTTCTCTCACCTTGCAAATTCAGCCGTAG GGCTATTGGAGAAGATGATGTTTCTATAAAGATCACGCACTGTGGAGTTTGTTATGGCGACGTAATTTGGACCAGGAACAAACGTGGGAACTCCAAGTATCCTGCGGTGCCTGG ACACGAGATTGCTGGAATTGTGAAGGAGATTGGTTCAAATGTCCGCGGTTTCAAAGTTGGGGACCATGTTGGGGTGGGAACTTATGTTAACTCTTGCAGGGATTGCCATTTTAGTAATGATGCGATAGAAGTTTATTGTGCAAAGGGAGTTGTTGGCACTTTTAACTGCATCGATAATGATGGTACAATCACCAGGGGAGGATACTCCAACTACACTGTTGTCCATGAAAG ATATTGCTATAAGATTCCAGACAACTATCCACTGGCTTCAGCAGCACCTCTGTTTTGTGCTGGAATTACAGTTTATGCCCCCATGATGAGGTACAAGATGAATCAACCTGGTAAATCTCTAGGAGTGATTGGCCTCGGTGGTCTGGGTCATATGGCTGTCAAGTTTGGCAAGGCTTTTGGGTTGAACTTTACAGTTTTCAGCACAAGCATATCTAAGAGAGAGGAGGCCCTAAGTCTTCTTAATGCAGACAAGTTTGTGATCTCATCTGACCAACAGCAGATGGAG aCCCTGGCTGGGACATTGGACTTTATAATAGACGCAGCATCTGGGGATCATCCATTTGATCCATACATGTCACTCTTAAAGACTGCCGGTGTTCTGGTCCTTGTGGGTTTCCCCACTGAAGTCAAAGTCAACCCTGCTAGCCTTCTGCTAG GAATGAAAACCATTACTGGTAGTGCAATTGGAGGCACGAAAGATACACGAGAAATGATAAACTTCTGTGCTGCTCACAAGATTTATCCCGAGATAGAAGTAATTCCGATTCAGTATGTAAATGAAGCTCTTGAGAGGATGATCAAGAGTGATGTCAAGTACCGATTCGTCATTGATATTGAAAACTCCCTGAAATGA